A single genomic interval of Cucumis sativus cultivar 9930 chromosome 5, Cucumber_9930_V3, whole genome shotgun sequence harbors:
- the LOC105435574 gene encoding uncharacterized protein LOC105435574, producing the protein MSTSESKLQDAESNAAATKTLEDQPQSDTPNYSEEKSSEEASLSGKISESGGGDEGGEDIEEEEEGECGFCLFMKGGGCRDSFIAWEKCIEEAEKNKEDIVEKCFEVTGALKKCMEAHPDYYEPILKAEKMAEEEAIIELEKETTPSASQQDTNSDEQKASVGGK; encoded by the coding sequence ATGTCTACTTCGGAGTCCAAACTCCAAGACGCAGAATCTAACGCCGCCGCCACTAAGACCCTGGAAGATCAACCACAATCGGATACCCCAAATTACTCTGAGGAAAAATCTTCCGAGGAAGCAAGTCTGTCAGGAAAGATTTCCGAGAGTGGAGGTGGAGATGAAGGAGGAGAAGAtatagaagaggaagaggagggGGAATGTGGGTTTTGCTTGTTTATGAAAGGCGGTGGATGCAGAGATAGCTTCATTGCGTGGGAGAAGTGTATCGAGGAGGCGGAGAAGAACAAGGAGGATATTGTGGAGAAATGCTTTGAAGTGACTGGAGCATTGAAGAAATGTATGGAAGCTCATCCAGATTATTACGAACCGATTCTGAAGGCGGAGAAAATGGCTGAGGAGGAAGCGATTATAGAATTGGAGAAGGAAACAACTCCAAGTGCTTCCCAGCAAGATACGAATTCCGATGAACAGAAGGCCTCTGTTGGAGGTAAGTGA